Proteins co-encoded in one Coprobacter tertius genomic window:
- a CDS encoding adenylosuccinate synthase has product MKVDVLLGLQWGDEGKGKVVDVLTPNYDVVTRFQGGPNAGHTLEFDGQKYVLRSIPSGIFQGGKINVIGNGVVLDPLLFKQEAEELAKSGHDLTQRLYISKKAHLILPTHRMLDAAYEAAKGSAKIGTTGKGIGPTYTDKVSRNGLRVGDLLHDFNRKYAEAKAKHEKILKSLNYVYDIAELEAQWMEAAEYLKKFNLIDSEHVINNYLKEGKSVLAEGAQGTLLDVDFGSYPFVTSSNTICAGACTGLGIAPSKIGNVYGIFKAYCTRVGSGPFPTELFDETGETIRRIGHEFGAVTGRSRRCGWIDLVALKYSIMIDGVTHLIMMKSDVLDSFDTIKACVAYKINGKEITEFPFEIDEKIEPVYVELPGWKTDMTGMQSEDEFPEEFNAYLDFLETELEVPIKIVSVGPDREQTIIRYTEED; this is encoded by the coding sequence ATGAAAGTAGATGTTCTGTTAGGATTGCAATGGGGAGACGAAGGAAAAGGAAAAGTCGTAGACGTACTTACTCCCAACTATGATGTCGTTACCCGTTTCCAAGGAGGGCCTAATGCTGGTCATACCTTAGAATTCGACGGTCAGAAATATGTATTACGTTCTATTCCTTCAGGTATATTTCAAGGAGGTAAAATAAACGTAATCGGAAATGGTGTCGTTCTCGACCCATTATTGTTCAAACAGGAGGCCGAAGAACTTGCCAAAAGCGGACATGATCTTACGCAACGTTTGTATATTTCAAAAAAAGCACATCTGATATTGCCAACTCATCGAATGCTCGATGCGGCTTATGAAGCAGCGAAAGGTTCGGCCAAGATAGGAACTACCGGGAAAGGAATAGGTCCTACTTATACCGATAAAGTAAGTCGTAACGGTTTACGAGTGGGAGATTTGCTACATGATTTCAACCGCAAATATGCCGAAGCAAAAGCGAAACACGAGAAAATACTGAAATCGCTTAATTATGTTTATGACATTGCCGAACTCGAAGCCCAATGGATGGAAGCAGCAGAATATCTGAAAAAATTCAATCTTATCGATAGTGAGCACGTAATAAACAATTACCTGAAAGAAGGAAAGTCGGTACTTGCAGAAGGTGCGCAAGGTACACTACTCGATGTAGATTTCGGATCTTATCCGTTTGTTACCTCCTCAAACACCATATGTGCCGGAGCATGTACCGGTTTAGGCATAGCCCCCAGTAAAATAGGAAATGTTTATGGTATTTTTAAAGCATATTGTACACGGGTAGGTAGCGGTCCGTTCCCCACCGAATTATTTGACGAAACGGGAGAAACCATTCGGCGCATCGGTCACGAATTCGGGGCTGTTACCGGACGTTCACGTCGTTGTGGATGGATAGACCTGGTAGCCCTGAAATATTCCATTATGATAGACGGCGTTACCCACCTAATAATGATGAAGAGCGATGTACTCGATAGTTTCGATACGATAAAAGCCTGTGTCGCTTATAAAATAAATGGAAAAGAAATTACAGAATTCCCTTTCGAAATCGACGAAAAAATAGAACCTGTTTATGTGGAACTACCCGGTTGGAAAACCGATATGACCGGAATGCAGAGCGAAGATGAATTCCCCGAAGAATTTAATGCCTATCTCGATTTTCTCGAAACCGAATTAGAAGTTCCTATTAAAATTGTTTCGGTAGGTCCCGATCGTGAACAAACGATTATTCGTTATACCGAAGAAGATTAA
- a CDS encoding Fur family transcriptional regulator has protein sequence MIPEEKTKEIVRQKLTMYLESKGLRKTPERYAILDKIYSTNEHFDVDSLYEIMAKSKYRVSKATVYNSIDLFVNAGLVRKHQFGHHPAQYEKAYNTVSHHHLICTLCGKVQEVKDQDLLNVLANKKFGKFSTTYYTLYVYGICNRCAQAEKKKAIHK, from the coding sequence ATGATACCAGAAGAAAAAACAAAAGAAATTGTAAGGCAAAAACTTACGATGTATCTTGAATCGAAGGGGTTACGAAAAACCCCTGAAAGATACGCTATTCTCGACAAAATTTATTCAACGAATGAACACTTCGATGTAGATTCGTTGTATGAGATTATGGCTAAAAGTAAATACCGAGTAAGTAAAGCTACTGTGTATAATTCGATCGATCTTTTCGTGAATGCAGGTCTCGTTCGAAAACATCAGTTCGGCCATCATCCCGCACAATACGAAAAAGCCTATAATACCGTTAGCCATCATCATCTGATATGTACGTTATGTGGAAAGGTACAAGAAGTAAAAGACCAAGATTTATTGAACGTACTTGCCAATAAAAAATTCGGCAAATTCTCCACAACATATTATACACTTTACGTGTACGGTATATGTAACCGGTGTGCGCAAGCCGAAAAGAAAAAGGCCATCCACAAATAA
- a CDS encoding DNA alkylation repair protein produces the protein MDEKIKEIKRKFRMAMNGIVSGSMREKGMDYRINFGLTLPLIKRIAQDYYPDATLSRTLRNEDVRESNILAILLFPPEEMQPEEMQEWAENIRFRELSDIACMHLFNKTPYAEKKAREWISQNNDMLQYTGFQLAGRIISEKKYISASMLNSLIEATQNAIDRNNSTTMTIALNSIIKAMHTGLDNAGTIKLSFDKWIPMHNSFRNTEAKQIIDDEYEFITESF, from the coding sequence ATGGATGAAAAAATAAAAGAGATAAAAAGGAAATTCAGAATGGCGATGAACGGTATCGTATCGGGAAGTATGCGAGAAAAAGGCATGGATTATCGTATCAATTTCGGCCTTACGCTCCCCTTGATAAAACGTATAGCACAAGATTATTATCCCGACGCCACGTTATCACGGACACTACGCAATGAAGATGTGCGCGAATCGAACATATTAGCCATACTTTTGTTTCCTCCAGAAGAAATGCAACCGGAAGAAATGCAGGAATGGGCGGAAAACATCCGTTTCAGGGAATTATCAGATATAGCATGTATGCACTTATTTAATAAAACTCCTTACGCCGAAAAAAAAGCTCGAGAATGGATCTCACAGAATAACGACATGCTTCAATATACAGGATTTCAGCTTGCCGGGAGAATAATTAGCGAGAAGAAATATATTTCTGCAAGTATGCTGAATTCACTCATAGAGGCAACACAAAACGCTATCGACAGGAATAACAGTACGACTATGACCATCGCACTGAACAGCATAATAAAGGCTATGCATACCGGTCTCGATAATGCCGGAACAATAAAATTATCTTTCGACAAATGGATACCTATGCATAATTCTTTCCGAAACACAGAAGCCAAACAAATAATAGATGATGAATACGAATTTATAACCGAAAGTTTTTAA
- a CDS encoding dipeptidyl peptidase 3: protein MNSETISKHNDNNFYRVEKFADLEILRYKVTGFEELTLRQKKLLYYLSEAALQGRDILYDQNNRWNLIIRRTLEAIYIYFKGDRDTEEFKNFEIYLKRIWFSNGIHHHYSTDKMMPGFPENYFIKAVKSIEDKYLPLKKGESKESLLENIVPVIFSPMTDAKRVNQTEGEDLITTSAGNYYDGVTQNEVETFYSHVKKKDDPHPISYGLNSRLVKRNGKIYEEIYKIGGLYTEALEKVVYWLEQAKSVAENENQKKSIQKLIDFNRSGNLKEFDEYAILWVNDTNSEIDFINGFTETYGDPLGIKGSWESLVNFKNKQASERTQIISENAQWFEDNSPVDQQFKKVKVKGVSAKVITAAILGGDTYPSTPIGINLPNSNWIRQIHGSKSVTIENITEAYDRASQNNGFAEEFIWGENEKELIKKYGFLADNLHTDLHECLGHGSGQLLPGTDPDALKAYGATLEEARADLFALYYIADSRIVELNLLPDEEAYKAEYYKYMMNGLLTQLTRILPGNNLEESHMRNRQLIARWIYEKGMPDKVVELRKKEEKTYVVINDYIKMRKIIGDLLAEIQRIKSTGDFNAGKELVETYAVKVDPVLHREILERYKKLNIAPYKGFINPVYIPVYDKNGNISDINVTYKEGYAQQMLRYSKDYSLLPDYNN, encoded by the coding sequence ATGAATTCAGAAACTATTTCTAAACATAATGATAATAATTTTTATCGAGTAGAAAAATTTGCCGATCTTGAAATACTCCGGTACAAAGTTACAGGATTTGAAGAACTCACGCTTCGACAAAAAAAATTATTATATTATCTGTCTGAAGCCGCACTGCAAGGACGGGATATATTGTACGACCAAAACAATCGTTGGAATTTAATAATACGCCGGACTCTCGAAGCAATTTATATTTATTTTAAAGGAGACAGAGATACTGAAGAATTTAAAAATTTTGAAATTTATTTGAAACGTATCTGGTTTTCAAACGGAATTCATCACCATTATTCTACCGATAAAATGATGCCCGGCTTTCCTGAGAACTATTTTATTAAAGCTGTAAAATCGATAGAAGACAAATACCTTCCATTAAAAAAAGGAGAATCAAAAGAATCTTTATTAGAAAATATTGTTCCGGTAATCTTCTCTCCGATGACAGATGCAAAAAGAGTAAATCAAACAGAAGGAGAAGATCTTATTACTACATCTGCCGGTAATTATTACGATGGCGTTACACAAAACGAGGTCGAAACTTTTTATAGTCATGTAAAAAAGAAAGATGACCCTCACCCTATTTCTTACGGTCTCAATAGCCGTTTAGTGAAACGCAATGGGAAAATATACGAAGAAATTTATAAAATCGGCGGATTATACACCGAAGCTCTCGAAAAAGTAGTTTACTGGCTCGAGCAAGCAAAATCTGTAGCAGAGAACGAAAATCAAAAAAAATCAATTCAGAAATTGATCGATTTCAACCGATCGGGTAACCTGAAAGAATTTGACGAATATGCGATTCTTTGGGTAAACGATACGAACTCAGAAATCGACTTTATCAACGGCTTTACCGAAACATACGGAGATCCCCTCGGTATAAAAGGGAGTTGGGAATCTCTTGTAAATTTCAAGAATAAACAGGCATCCGAACGTACACAAATCATCAGTGAAAATGCACAGTGGTTCGAAGATAATTCCCCGGTAGATCAACAATTCAAAAAAGTAAAAGTAAAAGGAGTATCAGCCAAAGTAATTACAGCTGCAATCTTAGGCGGAGATACTTATCCTTCTACTCCTATCGGTATAAACCTTCCGAATTCAAACTGGATAAGACAGATACACGGATCTAAATCGGTTACCATAGAAAATATCACCGAAGCCTACGACAGAGCATCGCAAAATAATGGTTTTGCAGAAGAATTCATTTGGGGTGAAAATGAAAAAGAGTTAATAAAAAAATACGGATTTTTAGCCGATAATTTGCACACCGACCTGCACGAATGTTTGGGACACGGTTCAGGACAACTGCTTCCGGGAACCGATCCTGATGCACTGAAAGCATACGGAGCCACATTAGAAGAAGCCCGTGCCGACCTTTTCGCCCTTTATTATATAGCCGACTCCCGCATAGTGGAATTAAATTTATTACCCGATGAGGAAGCATACAAAGCGGAATATTACAAATACATGATGAATGGTCTTTTGACTCAACTTACACGCATCCTACCCGGTAATAATTTAGAAGAATCACATATGCGTAACCGACAGCTTATCGCCCGGTGGATTTACGAAAAAGGAATGCCCGATAAAGTCGTTGAATTACGCAAAAAAGAAGAAAAAACATATGTCGTCATCAATGATTACATAAAAATGAGAAAAATAATCGGAGATTTACTCGCTGAAATACAACGCATAAAATCGACAGGAGACTTTAACGCCGGAAAAGAATTGGTAGAAACTTATGCCGTAAAAGTAGATCCCGTATTACACCGAGAAATTTTAGAACGATATAAGAAATTAAACATAGCTCCCTATAAAGGATTTATCAATCCGGTATACATACCGGTATATGATAAAAACGGAAATATATCCGATATAAATGTCACATATAAAGAAGGGTATGCTCAACAGATGTTACGATATTCTAAAGATTATTCATTATTACCCGATTATAACAATTAA
- a CDS encoding M56 family metallopeptidase, translating into MESFFLYILKSSLCLMIYYIIYKLFYGKETFYRLNRFVILFFLSSSVILPAFKISFPSSIGVQNTIISVRELLPVSLTLSSAMNTVTIADNTPFIIGKLLLLIYLIGVTVLISKIFLSVSRLIKIIINNRKENLTEQFILIRHHEKISPFSWIRYIFISEKDYCEDVKEILIHETAHLKAKHSRDLIIAEFICIYQWFNPFAWLLKQELKNLHEFEADKEVLDKGINIEKYQMLLIKKAVGTRLYSMANSFNHSQLKKRITMMLKKKSNPWARLKYLCILPVAALVVTGFARPELSYELNKFQNDEINDFTALVKTNLEKFEPIEKSGSPSSRKHIKEKRTIASETATDTSNITIIRLSDNSPEKQPLVIFDDKEIPYSSIKKLNQEKIQSISVIKDKTGVDLYGEKAKNGVIIIRMKKDTASITPGEKLKLKVSPIRNSNLLDKTLFFLDGKEISKSDFEKLRQDRIESLEILNNAQEFEEKNPTLYNKYKYKLKNNVIIIISKKYKPEE; encoded by the coding sequence ATGGAAAGCTTTTTTTTATATATTCTTAAATCCTCGTTATGCTTGATGATTTATTACATCATTTATAAATTATTCTATGGCAAGGAAACTTTCTATCGTTTAAACCGTTTCGTTATACTCTTTTTTTTATCTTCGTCGGTAATTCTTCCCGCCTTTAAAATATCTTTTCCCTCAAGTATCGGCGTTCAGAATACAATAATCTCGGTAAGAGAACTGTTACCTGTTTCTCTCACTCTTTCTTCAGCAATGAATACTGTAACAATTGCCGATAATACCCCATTTATTATTGGAAAACTTCTGTTACTAATCTACCTTATAGGTGTCACCGTACTTATATCTAAAATATTTTTATCGGTTAGCCGCCTAATAAAAATTATTATAAACAACCGGAAAGAAAATCTGACCGAACAATTTATACTCATCCGCCATCACGAGAAAATATCACCCTTTAGTTGGATACGGTATATTTTTATATCTGAAAAAGATTATTGCGAAGATGTAAAAGAAATACTCATTCATGAAACTGCCCATTTAAAAGCCAAACACTCGAGGGATCTTATTATAGCGGAATTTATATGTATTTACCAATGGTTTAACCCCTTTGCATGGCTATTGAAACAAGAATTAAAAAATTTACACGAATTCGAAGCCGATAAAGAAGTTCTCGACAAAGGAATAAATATCGAAAAATATCAAATGTTATTAATAAAAAAAGCTGTCGGCACAAGGCTCTACTCTATGGCCAACAGCTTTAATCACAGTCAACTTAAAAAAAGAATCACTATGATGTTAAAGAAAAAATCAAATCCGTGGGCACGGTTAAAGTATCTTTGCATACTTCCCGTTGCGGCTTTGGTCGTTACAGGTTTTGCACGACCCGAGTTATCTTATGAGTTAAACAAATTTCAAAATGACGAAATTAATGATTTTACGGCATTAGTAAAAACAAATCTTGAAAAATTTGAACCTATTGAAAAATCGGGCTCCCCTTCTTCCCGAAAACATATTAAAGAAAAACGAACTATCGCATCCGAAACGGCAACCGATACTTCGAACATAACAATAATAAGACTTTCCGATAATTCTCCCGAAAAACAGCCATTGGTTATTTTCGACGACAAAGAAATCCCCTATTCATCGATAAAAAAACTAAATCAGGAAAAAATACAATCTATTTCGGTAATAAAAGATAAAACCGGAGTTGATTTATACGGAGAAAAAGCTAAAAATGGAGTAATCATCATTAGAATGAAGAAAGATACGGCATCAATTACTCCGGGAGAAAAATTGAAATTAAAAGTAAGTCCTATAAGAAATTCTAATCTTTTAGACAAAACTCTTTTTTTCTTAGACGGAAAAGAAATCAGTAAATCAGACTTCGAAAAATTAAGACAAGACAGAATAGAATCTTTAGAAATACTAAATAACGCACAAGAATTTGAGGAAAAAAATCCGACATTATATAATAAGTATAAATACAAATTAAAGAATAATGTAATTATTATAATATCGAAAAAATACAAACCGGAGGAATAA
- a CDS encoding BlaI/MecI/CopY family transcriptional regulator, with the protein MKSLTAKEEELMTYFWNKGPLFVREILSFYEEPKPHFNTLSTIVRGLEDKGYLGHKTFGKTYQYYPLIEKEEYSKKSLKNVISKYFDNSYLSAVSCLVSEEKISIEELQELIHKVTHTH; encoded by the coding sequence ATGAAATCACTTACTGCAAAAGAAGAAGAACTAATGACTTATTTCTGGAATAAAGGACCACTTTTCGTTAGAGAAATACTTTCATTTTATGAAGAGCCCAAACCTCATTTCAATACTTTATCAACTATCGTAAGAGGGCTCGAAGATAAAGGATACCTCGGGCATAAAACCTTTGGTAAAACATATCAATATTACCCCCTCATAGAAAAAGAGGAATATAGTAAGAAGTCTTTAAAGAATGTTATCAGCAAGTATTTCGATAACTCTTATTTAAGTGCGGTATCTTGTTTAGTTTCGGAAGAGAAAATTTCGATTGAAGAATTACAAGAACTGATACATAAAGTCACACACACACATTAA
- a CDS encoding LytR/AlgR family response regulator transcription factor, producing MLSHPFMSSSKRTVLFSGICIFLSLSQCLLFFYYGSISPAPAIVDSILSVLLLMAFCGGLWYIMKFIYSIQTKILMSFAVLLVWLAGCFIIYAIVNYLFADFKYSYATTLPIRMFLGTATWIITIEWFHILELQSWKNERMALEQEQSISTIGMTGRIAVKDGQRIHVISNDEIIYLQAAGDYVSIVTTSGEYLKEQTMKYFESHLPPDRFTRIHRSYIVNVDTILRVELFGKENYAVLLKNGNKIKASISGYKLLKEKLNL from the coding sequence ATGCTGAGCCACCCTTTTATGAGTTCTTCGAAAAGAACTGTCCTATTTTCGGGAATCTGCATATTCTTAAGCCTCTCACAATGCCTATTGTTTTTTTATTATGGAAGTATATCTCCTGCTCCGGCAATCGTAGATAGTATATTATCGGTTTTATTACTGATGGCATTCTGTGGAGGATTATGGTATATTATGAAATTTATCTATTCGATACAAACGAAAATATTAATGAGCTTTGCGGTTCTTTTAGTATGGTTGGCAGGTTGTTTTATAATATATGCTATTGTAAATTACTTATTTGCAGATTTTAAATACTCTTATGCGACAACCCTTCCTATACGTATGTTCTTAGGGACAGCTACTTGGATCATTACCATAGAATGGTTTCACATACTAGAGTTACAAAGCTGGAAAAACGAGCGAATGGCGTTGGAACAGGAACAATCAATCTCGACTATCGGCATGACCGGTCGTATCGCAGTAAAAGACGGACAGAGAATACATGTTATTTCTAATGACGAAATCATTTATCTGCAGGCCGCAGGCGATTACGTTTCTATTGTTACCACCTCGGGAGAATATTTAAAAGAGCAAACCATGAAATATTTCGAAAGCCATCTGCCACCTGATCGCTTTACAAGAATACACCGTTCTTACATTGTAAATGTAGATACTATACTACGTGTAGAATTATTCGGAAAAGAAAATTATGCTGTTTTACTTAAAAACGGAAATAAAATAAAAGCGAGCATTTCGGGTTATAAACTTTTAAAAGAGAAGCTTAATCTATAA
- a CDS encoding cell wall-active antibiotics response protein, whose amino-acid sequence METSKRKRNQSGWGYFTALLFIASGIIVLCKNLNIIDTYVYNIIMSWQMLLTLIGIFSIIKGHFVSGLVTSAIGIYFLMPVIGMINGNFNIYFWPVLLMGFGILIIVKIFYHPKHECKFRRNEKTEFISTDGFINVDNSLGGIRQTILDETFKGGKIRNRFGSVILDLRRTTLGEGDTLLEIDCNFGGIEIYTPSSWNIRSEIIPFAGGYDDKRIHSSNIHNDRSLILRGTLSFSGIEIKN is encoded by the coding sequence ATGGAAACATCAAAAAGAAAAAGAAATCAATCGGGATGGGGTTATTTTACCGCACTGTTATTTATCGCATCGGGGATCATAGTATTATGTAAAAATTTAAATATAATAGATACCTATGTATATAACATAATCATGTCATGGCAAATGTTACTTACATTAATCGGTATATTTTCAATAATAAAAGGCCATTTTGTAAGCGGTCTAGTCACTTCTGCCATAGGAATATATTTTCTTATGCCTGTAATCGGTATGATCAATGGAAATTTCAATATTTATTTCTGGCCAGTTCTGTTAATGGGTTTCGGTATACTCATTATCGTAAAAATATTTTATCATCCGAAACACGAATGTAAATTCAGAAGAAACGAAAAAACAGAATTCATATCCACCGATGGCTTTATTAATGTCGATAACTCTCTTGGAGGCATAAGACAAACTATATTGGACGAAACATTCAAAGGCGGGAAAATAAGAAATCGCTTCGGGTCCGTCATACTCGACCTCAGACGTACGACCTTAGGCGAAGGTGATACATTACTGGAAATAGATTGTAACTTCGGAGGAATCGAAATTTATACTCCCTCAAGCTGGAATATACGATCTGAAATCATTCCTTTCGCAGGCGGATACGATGATAAGAGAATTCACTCTTCCAATATTCATAACGACCGATCGCTTATTCTTCGCGGAACATTATCTTTTAGCGGAATTGAAATAAAAAACTAA
- a CDS encoding class I SAM-dependent rRNA methyltransferase — protein sequence MSYSKVILKPGKEESLNRFHPWIFSGAIQKYSPQPEEGDIVEVTDCKGNFIALGHYQIGSITVRVLSFESTVIDLGFYKKQLRTAYDLRKSIGLDNGEYNNTFRLVHGEGDNLPGLIIDIYDHTAVMQAHSPGMHYARHILAEALTAILPDRIKNVYYKSETTLPYKAQLDPENEYLIGGDAGNVATENGLKFHVDWLKGQKTGFFVDQRENRSLLERYSKNRSVLNMFCYTGGFSFYAMRGGAKLVHSVDSSAKAIDLTCKNVELNFPGDKRHEAFAEDAFKYLDRMGDQYDLIILDPPAFAKHKKVLHNALQGYKKLNAKAFEKIKPGGILFTFSCSQVVSKENFRLAVFSAAAISGRRIRIIHQLTQPADHPVNIYHPEGEYLKGLVLYVE from the coding sequence ATGTCATATAGTAAAGTCATTTTAAAACCGGGAAAAGAAGAATCGTTAAATCGTTTTCATCCATGGATTTTTTCAGGAGCCATACAAAAATATTCTCCTCAACCGGAAGAAGGCGATATCGTTGAAGTAACCGACTGCAAAGGTAATTTTATTGCATTAGGGCACTACCAGATCGGAAGTATAACCGTAAGGGTTTTATCTTTTGAATCGACCGTTATCGACCTCGGGTTTTACAAAAAACAACTGCGTACCGCTTACGATCTCCGTAAAAGTATCGGCCTCGATAATGGAGAATATAACAATACATTCAGGCTTGTACACGGAGAAGGCGACAACTTGCCGGGGCTTATTATCGATATCTACGATCATACAGCAGTTATGCAGGCGCATTCACCCGGAATGCACTACGCCCGACATATTCTCGCCGAGGCACTTACAGCCATACTCCCCGATCGTATAAAAAATGTATATTATAAATCGGAAACCACATTACCTTACAAAGCACAACTCGACCCTGAAAATGAATATCTCATCGGAGGAGATGCCGGAAATGTAGCTACTGAAAACGGGCTGAAGTTCCATGTAGATTGGTTAAAAGGACAAAAGACCGGATTTTTTGTCGATCAACGGGAAAATCGATCATTACTCGAACGATATTCCAAAAATCGTTCGGTTCTGAATATGTTCTGCTATACCGGTGGTTTTTCTTTTTATGCTATGCGTGGGGGTGCTAAATTGGTACATTCGGTAGACAGTTCTGCCAAAGCAATAGATTTAACTTGCAAAAACGTCGAATTAAATTTTCCGGGAGACAAACGTCATGAGGCTTTTGCCGAAGATGCATTTAAATATCTCGACCGTATGGGAGATCAATACGATCTGATTATTCTCGATCCTCCGGCTTTTGCCAAACATAAAAAGGTACTGCATAACGCCCTTCAAGGATACAAAAAATTAAATGCCAAAGCATTTGAAAAAATAAAACCCGGTGGAATACTATTTACTTTTTCCTGCTCTCAAGTCGTTTCAAAAGAAAATTTCAGATTAGCGGTTTTCAGCGCTGCTGCAATTTCGGGACGGCGTATTCGTATTATCCACCAATTGACACAACCGGCCGATCATCCAGTGAATATCTATCACCCTGAAGGTGAATATTTAAAAGGATTGGTTTTATATGTAGAGTAA
- the rseP gene encoding RIP metalloprotease RseP — protein METFLIKALQLILSLSILVIVHEFGHFIFARIYKIRVEKFYLFFNPWFSLFKFKPKNSETEYGIGWLPLGGYVKIAGMIDESMDKEQMAKPAQPWEFRSKPAGQRLMVMIAGVLFNFILALFIYSMITFTWGDAYLPFKNAKSGLAFSQTALEAGFRNGDIPLSADGKPLISLDGSTVQTMCEAKEVTVLRDGKEVKINLPADFMQKLIGENTRFAYYQNPVVVKEAVKGGGAAMAGLMKGDSLVAINNTSIPDITDLLKNLSAHKDETVTINFYRNGIAKETPVKVDESGKIGIALTPITEIYKVERTRYGFWESFPKGIKKGVTQLVDYVSSLKYIFTKEGAQSLGGFGAIGNLFPATWDWQTFWNMTAFLSIILAFMNILPIPALDGGHVLFLIYEVVTRRKPNEKFMEYAQIAGMAFLFALLIFANGNDIFRFFFK, from the coding sequence ATGGAGACCTTTTTAATTAAAGCCTTGCAATTGATCTTAAGTTTGTCGATACTGGTGATTGTACACGAGTTCGGCCATTTCATATTTGCACGTATCTACAAAATCAGAGTAGAAAAGTTTTACCTTTTCTTTAATCCCTGGTTCAGTCTTTTTAAATTCAAACCTAAAAACAGTGAAACCGAATACGGCATCGGTTGGTTACCATTAGGCGGCTATGTAAAAATCGCAGGAATGATAGACGAATCGATGGATAAAGAACAGATGGCAAAACCGGCTCAACCCTGGGAGTTCAGATCAAAACCTGCAGGGCAACGTCTCATGGTTATGATAGCCGGAGTGCTTTTTAACTTTATCCTCGCTTTATTCATCTATTCGATGATCACGTTTACATGGGGAGACGCATACCTGCCTTTTAAAAATGCAAAATCAGGTCTTGCTTTCAGTCAAACAGCTCTCGAAGCCGGATTCAGAAATGGGGATATCCCCTTATCAGCCGATGGGAAACCTCTCATATCTCTCGATGGCAGTACTGTACAAACCATGTGCGAGGCAAAAGAAGTTACCGTACTTCGAGACGGTAAAGAAGTAAAAATAAACTTACCGGCGGATTTTATGCAAAAACTGATCGGTGAAAATACACGATTTGCCTATTATCAGAATCCGGTAGTAGTAAAAGAAGCCGTAAAAGGCGGCGGTGCAGCTATGGCCGGTCTTATGAAAGGTGATAGCCTGGTAGCTATTAATAATACTTCTATTCCTGATATCACAGACCTGCTAAAAAATTTGAGTGCACATAAAGATGAAACCGTTACTATAAATTTTTATCGTAACGGCATTGCCAAAGAAACTCCGGTAAAAGTCGACGAAAGCGGTAAAATCGGTATTGCACTCACTCCTATTACCGAAATTTATAAAGTAGAAAGAACAAGATATGGCTTTTGGGAATCATTTCCAAAAGGGATAAAAAAGGGAGTGACTCAATTAGTCGACTACGTAAGCAGTCTAAAATACATCTTTACAAAAGAAGGAGCTCAAAGTCTGGGTGGTTTCGGAGCTATCGGAAATCTGTTTCCGGCAACCTGGGATTGGCAAACTTTTTGGAACATGACGGCATTCCTTTCTATTATTCTTGCCTTTATGAACATATTGCCTATTCCTGCCCTCGACGGAGGCCATGTACTATTCCTCATTTATGAAGTGGTTACACGACGTAAACCGAATGAAAAGTTCATGGAATATGCACAGATTGCTGGAATGGCCTTTCTTTTTGCTCTACTCATATTTGCAAATGGAAACGATATATTCCGCTTTTTCTTTAAATAA